Proteins from a single region of Carassius gibelio isolate Cgi1373 ecotype wild population from Czech Republic chromosome A5, carGib1.2-hapl.c, whole genome shotgun sequence:
- the rangrf gene encoding ran guanine nucleotide release factor: MSAAMARPLFGGALSAVFPPSAQDISELRQIPDNQEVFAHSQTDQSIITELLEYQSQVQDADAARYHFEDVAASNKAVESGSWEIRVVEQLPKSELTMQECSSAWLLSGAQLVSKFNEEAKNTVNIHLCLFRLPQYTTDILVMFNDPVCINPLSSSALGNVAAIPWTLQDFKGVLQSFCLLDPGVFG, from the exons ATGAGCGCAGCTATGGCTCGGCCTCTGTTTGGTGGTGCATTATCAGCTGTTTTTCCCCCCAGTGCCCAGGATATCAG TGAACTGAGACAGATCCCTGATAATCAAGAAGTGTTTGCTCACTCTCAGACAGATCAGAGTATTATCACTGAATTGCTGGAGTACCAAAGCCAAGTGCAAGATGCTGACGCAGCCAG GTATCACTTTGAGGACGTGGCTGCAAGTAACAAGGCAGTAGAGAGCGGCTCCTGGGAGATCAGAGTGGTGGAGCAGCTCCCCAAGTCAGAGCTAACAATGCAGGAATGCAGTTCTGCCTGGTTACTCTCTGGAGCTCAGCTGGTCTCTAAATTCAATGAGGAG gCCAAGAACACCGTGAACATTCACCTGTGCTTGTTTCGTCTGCCGCAGTACACCACTGACATCTTAGTGATGTTCAATGATCCTGTTTGTATCAA TCCCCTCAGCAGCAGTGCCCTTGGAAATGTGGCTGCTATACCATGGACACTACAGGACTTCAAGGGTGTTCTGCAGTCATTCTGTCTACTTGACCCCGGAGTGTTTGGGTAG
- the slc25a35 gene encoding solute carrier family 25 member 35, whose product MDFVLGGVAACGACFFTNPLEVVKTRMQLQGELKSRGTYKVYYRNVFHAFYTIGKIDGLTGLQKGLVPGLVYQFFMNGVRLGSYAIIESLGYIHTDERVSATKSIFSGAIAGVVGAVIGSPIYLVKTHLQSQSTSSIAVGHQYKHKGMMHALLAIHKQHGILGLWRGASAAVPRVSVGSAAQLSTFSASKELVTDLQVFPEGSWLIALSAGMISSVVVVLAMTPFDVVSTRLYNQPVDHVGKGILYRGFVDCFSMTLKKEGMTGLYKGLGASYFRIGPHTILSLLFWNELRTLYHSYD is encoded by the exons ATGGATTTTGTTCTCGGCGGAGTCGCTGCGTGTGGTGCCTGCTTTTTTACGAACCCTCTGGAGGTGGTCAAAACCCGAATGCAATTACAAGGAGAGCTGAAAAGCCGAGGAACCTATAAAGTGTATTATAGGAATGTGTTTCACGCCTTTTACACGATAGGCAAAATAGATGGACTGACTGGTCTTCAAAAAGGTTTGGTCCCCGGGTTGGTTTATCAGTTTTTTATGAATGGGGTCCGGCTGGGGTCTTACGCCATCATCGAGTCCTTGGGCTACATTCACACGGACGAAAGGGTCAGTGCTACGAAGAGCATATTTTCCGGGGCCATTGCTGGTGTGGTGGGCGCTGTAATCGGGAGCCCGATTTACCTG GTAAAAACACATCTCCAGTCTCAATCCACTTCCTCTATTGCAGTTGGACACCAATATAAGCACAAG GGAATGATGCATGCTCTATTGGCCATCCACAAACAGCATGGCATTCTTGGTTTGTGGAGGGGTGCAAGTGCGGCAGTCCCAAGGGTCAGTGTGGGGTCAGCTGCTCAGCTCTCTACTTTCTCTGCCTCTAAAGAGCTCGTCACTGACCTACAG GTGTTCCCTGAGGGCAGCTGGTTAATAGCTCTGAGTGCTGGTATGATCAGTAGTGTAGTGGTTGTATTAGCTATGACTCCTTTCGATGTGGTCAGCACTCGGCTCTACAACCAGCCTGTGGACCATGTGGGCAAG GGCATATTGTACCGAGGTTTTGTCGACTGTTTCTCTATGACGTTGAAGAAGGAAGGCATGACTGGTTTGTATAAAGGTCTCGGAGCCTCCTACTTTCGAATCGGACCTCATACCATCCTTTCCCTACTTTTCTGGAATGAGTTGCGCACTTTGTACCATAGCTATGACTAG